The region accACAGTAAGAGCTATAGTCTGGTGGATGTTCACAACAGCTGCGCACCAGAAATACTACGAACCTGATATTGCAAGAAAGCTTCATTTGCCTTCTGTTGTCTGAACTCTAGAAAGCATTTACTTGGTACAGACAGTTCCacttatttctaaaatgtaaatgtaatctagACATTGATAACATAATTATTACTTCAACTACTTAGTTTTTAAATCACCAAAGTAACTCCGAAGCTTTGTGGGCTGGGAATTAGAGCTCAGATAAACTTACAATGAGTGGAGACCGTATGCTTAACCTCAGACATAAACTGCTTTGGGTAACAAGACAACCTGACAAAAGCGGGAACAGTTAAATGCTGACCCACCAAAAAGTGAATGAGATGCATTAGCATAATCCCTCCAGTGACCCAAAACAATGGTGGCCAAGTAAAATCTGCTTTAAAAGTTGAATACACTGATTTGCCATACATAAAatacagagattttttttaagtatttaattaaaacagctttattttttaataggaatttttttttttattaaaatgtcatatggttaaactattaaaatagtaGATCACTAAAATCATTGCTCCAGATCTCAAAATTTGGCACACATGTCCCCCTAGTGGCTAACTAAGATCAGAATCAGAAGGAAAAACCAGCTACATTCATTgcaatattaatatagaaaacagttcaaACACTTACTACAAaaagtttaaatatcaaaattaggagtaaatggaaaaaataataataaaagcactaACATATGAAATGTCTGAtcataaaaattgttttaaatgaggTGAACTGTAGCCAGTAAGTTTGTGGATGCAAAATCTAACAAACCGTTACATGTAACAGAAAAATGTAGTGTAGATGACGATGACCAACAATTCACTTCTGGTTCATTCTGGGGTTTTATCCGGTTTCGAAGAAAGACTCTGTAAAGTAAAAGAAATAGAGCCATAAAATATTTATAGACACAGAAATTTCATTTATGTACAACATGTAAAGTATGAAGCGAACGAACCATTACCACGGTCTCAACTGGTCTGTGCTAAAATCTCTTGACAGCTCCTGTACACTTGAACCAAACAATTCAGTCGAGGCTTTGAACTCTGGCGGAAGAATGCAAAATGTTCATTTACAGACTGACCTGCCAAAGATTCTTCATTTTGCTTTTGCACAAAAACAACAGCTGCTTCTTACCTGGAAAAGAGGGACAACACTGGCCACTGTTTCAGGATCAGCTGGATCCTTGATCAGAATGCACAGATAGTATATAATGCTGTGCTGAGGCGGAAACAAAAGGGTGATTATTTTGGACTATTTCTAGATCAAAATGTCCATCATGCACAAGAGTCACTGGAGAAAACGGCATGTTTACCATATAAACTGCCTCGTTGATGACGATGTCTTTCAGTTTGCTCATCTCAATGAAGATCGTGCTTTCTCGCCCAGATGCATAAGATGAAGACAGCTGGACACCGAGGGAACCGATTATGAGAAGGGTCTCATGGTCCACCTTCACGAAGTGAATATGAATCATCATCCCAACCAAAGTGAGGATAATGGCACTCGACAGGACAGCCGTGTTCTAGAAATGAAAGACATTATTACTATAAGAATTTCACTGTCGTATTAGAAAGCTTAGGAATTCATATTCTTGCAATATAAAATGTTCTTACCTCAGTGAAGAAAAATACAGCATAAGCAAATAACCATATGAAGCAGGTGTAGACCATCACCTTACGCAAAGACAGCTTCGGTGAGGTGACTGTGAACTCTCTGCAGAAAGCCGAGTGAGTTTGGCAGTCTAAAGATATCAAGTTGCCGTTTATGTCTGTGAACTCTTCCTCGGCCATGTCGATCACCGTCAGAACATTATATGATTCAGGAATAAATAGCTTTGCTTTGCTAATCACTTGACAACAAACAGCGTTATCTTCTTCTTATGGGCTAAGCCGTTGGAACGTGAATAGAAACGTGTTATTCCGCCACCTAATGGACAGGAGTGTGGAAAATCTCTGTCCTTCAGATCCTGgctttttatttgtgaaaaaataaacgTTGTCTCAATATAGTCCATACAATGATTATGCTTACTAGTTATAAAAGTGACTTTTTAAAAGCATATTCTTTGTGAATGAACACAATGGACTTTACACTTtagaaaactttttaaaagagtactcgttacagaaatattatttaaaatataattttgaactAATTTGTATactatttacaattaaatgaaagtaACTAATTAGTGAATAAACTAAtagtttaaactttaaaagttttCACTAATTTTAGATTTAATCAAGTGCTTCACATCACATGTGCTTTAATATTTCAGTCTACATTacaacaaaacatgaaaataattaaatgtacttAAAACGTATTTGACATTGCAAAGTGCACTTTTCGGGTTTAAGTGTTAAGAAACAATTGTTatccttgaccacaaaaccagtcttaagtcgctggggtaatttgtagttgcatctcagccaaatattgtctgatcctaacaaaccatacatcaatggaaagctaatttattcagattatttataaatctgagttttgtggtccaggctcaCAATTGTTCATTAACTTTATTTCATCTGCaagtagcctacttttttttttttttttttaaacatactttgTATGCACTCACCATTCGAACTCGACCACTGCTTCTGTGGAGAATGGACTCGGTTTCCCATCGGTCTTCGCGGCTGGTAACCTTTGACAGCCGCTCCAGTGAAAACAAGCCGATCAGCTGATTTGACCTGGCAACAACATTTACCCGAATCTACCGGGGAGGGGAATCGTTTTACAAACTGGTGGGGAAAAAAACAGTTCTCTTGACATCAACCGGCTTATTAATTTGTGTTAAACAAAGGGTCGTTGTCGCGCGCGATGTTTCAGGGAATTCAGCAGCTTGTTTGATGAAAACTGCGGTGTGATTCTGGCTCGAAATCAACTTGTTTTGTTCGGTCAAAGCGGTGTTGTTGGGTTAACATACTATAAGGACAGTCTGAACGATACTAAACAATTATTAATTCAGCTGCATTAGTGATATTTTTAACCCCCTAGTATTTGTAGTCTTTGAAATTTAAGGTGTTTTTACAAACACGTATGCTAAGCTCAGCTAGCTCGAGTACGTTAACAAAGCCCAGGGCGATAGCAACACCCGAATGTAGCTGTTTTCTTAATAGTTTCTTGTGCCAATAAATGCATGTCGGTGGTTGTTGGTTGTAGTTTATAAGTTTAGACACTTTAGACCGCTTGATCAGTTTAAAATCAACAAGAAAGCTGACATAGTGGCAGTGCTATACTGATGTCAACTGATCTATTTATAGTTCATATTGAATATTTGATTTTAAGCCAGTGTCATATTCTGACACATCACATTTTGAATTCCAATGAAATTCAAAGCAAACAAGTAAGTTATTTTGTTTAGGATCTCAAAGGCATCATATCTGAGGCATTAAATATCATCTGTCTTGTTGGTCTCTGCTGTAATTTAGTTGTTTCAACTTTGAGGAATATAGTCAGTGTATTTACAGAGGGACTGTAGTACTTTAAACTCGGTTGCTTCCGTTCGGTTCGCTACCTCGCTGTTATATTTAGACGTATAATGAACAGTCAGGGCTCGTCGATGGGGAAGGGGGTGAACGGCGTCCTGGTTTGTCAGGAGAGTTACGCCTGCGGTGGCTCCGACGAGGCCGCCTTCGAGTGCGACGAATGCGGCAGCGTGCAGTGCGTCCACTGCGAGCTGGAACTCCACCGTCAGGAGCGCTTGAGGAACCACGACAGGACCCGGATCTCACCTGGCCACATACCTTACTGCGATTCATGTAAAGGGGACGGGGGCGTTCCGAACGGGGGTCGGCTGAGAGCAGTAGTGCGCTGTCAGGGATGTAAAATCAACCTGTGTTTGGACTGTCAAAAAAGGACTCACAGTGGGGTCAGTAAAAGAAAGCACCCCATCACTGCCTACTCTCCCCCGAAACCCGTGGAGAAGAACTGCAGCACTGGAGATGAACAGCTGGATGCGTTGAAAGCTAAACTTGATCAAGTCACCAGTTTTCTTCTAGTGGATGAAAAGGAAGATATGCAGGTAAGTTAACTCAGCTTGTGCAATTTCTGTGCTGCAGTACAGCTTTCCTCCTCTTTATAGAGTCTTAATTCTGGTTCtcaaatttgattggctgagTGGCTTTGGACGAGTGCTGATATGGAGCTCATTGATTGGCACTAGACCCTCTTTTTTAGAAAGTAGGAAAACTAAAACAATGTGACAGAAGAAAAACGTGTGATATTGAGTGAGGTGAGACTCATtcttaaactatatttatttccacaacCTGAACAGGTCAAGGATGAGGAGGAGTTTGTGAGGAAGTTAGGCTGTAGCCCTGAGGAGCTCTTGAAGGTGGTGTCCATTTTCGGCAACACTGGAGAAGGCAAATCCCACACCCTCAATCACACTTTCTTTTTGGGTCGTGAAGTTTTCAAGACATCTCCAACCCAGGAATCCTGCACCGTTGGGGTGTGGGGAGCACTGGACCCTCTTCATAAGGTGGTGGTTGTTGACACAGAGGGACTTCTGGGGGCAGGAACTAACATTGGACAACGAACCCGCCTCCTCCTGAAGGTGCTCGCAGTCTCCGATCTGGTCATCTATCGGACACATGCTGACCGGCTACATGATGATCTTTTCAAGTTTCTTGGAGATGCATCAGATGCGTATCTAAAGCATTTCACGAAGGAGCTGAAAGCCACAACTGCACGCTGTGGTTTGGACGTGCCCCTTTCAACTCTGGGTCCTGCTGTTATAATCTTCCATGAGACCGTCCACACCAAGTTATTAGGCTCAGGTCAGTTTCAAAGTTTTGGGTGTTTTCCATTTTGCTGTCCTTCTCACCCAACAAGTTAGGAATGACTTTGAAATAGATATGGTAAGAAGAAATACTGAATGCATAATACCTCTCTTTCACACCCCTGTAGACAAGCCATTAGAATCAGCTGAGCGGCTTCTTCAGGAACGTTTCCGAAAGCTTGGCCTCTTTCCAGAAGCATTCAGCTCTATTCAGTACCGGGgcactcgaacccacaacccccCGACTGACTTCGGCGGTCTGCTGCGCAGCGTGGAGCAGCAGTTAGACAACAACACTACACGATCTCCACGTTCTGCTGGTGTCATCTACAAAGCCTTgcaggtgtttatttatttttgtcagtgatAAGCTCAATCATTCTTTTAGCCTATCGATGACATGAAGATGTGGAAGTTGAAATGTACTGTAGTTTGTGTGGCTGATCAAGCTCTTGTTCTCCAGGCTTTGAGTGAGTGCTTCAGCGGAGAGATTCCTGATGAGCATCTGGCAAGCAACTCTTTTTTTCCAGATGAATACTTTACCTGCTCCAGCATCTGCCTCAGCTGTGGGTAAGTCTTCGCATCTCAGGAATCACTGCACTTATGATTTCAAATCTGTTTAGGATTTCTAAAGCAACACTCATATAGAAGAGAGTTTGGGGTTAGTGGTCTCTTAAGTTTACCAAAGCTGcattcaatcaaaaatacagtgcaaattgtaatattgtgaaatatgattacattttaaaataacagttttttttttttaattattgttccatatttcaaaatgtaatttattcctgtgatggcaaagataaatattcagcagccattactgtcattcacttttgatcagttgaatgcatccttgctgaataaatgtaattaataataaataaaaaaaaatcaatctcactgaccccaaacttttaaccgATTGTTTCTGTTAAATAACATTGTCATATTACAAATGTGGTTCAAAGATTCAGATTTTTAATTGCCATTTTAATGCCGATTATGaagcacaaaaaataaattatatatatatatatatatatatatatatatatatatatatatatatatatataaggttgaTACAATTAGCCAAAGAACTTTAGAGCTTTCtatgtatttaaattatgcaGGTCCAAATTGCTTGTAGGTCTATCCTCTTCAAAggattgtttaaaaataaaaaataaatatagagatATTGCTCTAAATGGTTCTGATATATCCTAGAGTAACATTTAAgcatgtaaaattattttgtatatatatttttacacacaaagaaagttattttcttttctttctttatttcttttctttttttttttttttttttacagttgagtAATTTGCATAAATGTTGAGAACTGGTCTGGGTGAAACATCTAAAAGAACTGGTTCAAAGGAGTTATTTTGAATGGTTCCACACAGGTGGCTAAACTAGTAATTAGACATATGACTATACTAGTTTTGACTCTTGTAATGCAGGTGCAAAATTCCTCTCATGTACACCCTCCTGAAGCCTGTTCTGAATTATAAACAAATGTGAATctaagggtgtattcacaccaggaaaTTCTGCTAATCCACTTGCTTTGGTCTGGaccaaataaaatagataattcttttttttgtttggtgtggTTCGCTTTCACACTGCCCTTTTTGCAAGTGAACAAgaaactgtaaacaaaaccacacatGTGCTAATGGTCATCCATTCATTGGAAAGAAAAACTCAAGTGTACCAGAGTTTGTTTGGAGTTGGGGCGAGACCACCTCTTCAGCGgttgtttggtgcgcaccagAGTGAGATTGCTATATTCACACTTGCCCAATAGATCCACATCAAGGTGGGGGTAAACAAACTTGAGTTCGATTCAGTCGAACCAAACAATACAGGTGTGAATGCACCCTAATACTTGGTggcatgtttttgtttattttttagctCTGGCTGTAAAAACAGCATGAATCACCTACGAGAGGGTGTGGCACATGAGGCTAAACACCGCTGCCGCTATTCAGCGCACTATGATAATCGCATCTATACCTGCAAGGTAGGTCGTAAACAATGCAACGCGTGACCTGACCCTATAGGCTACACGTGCTTTGTGACTGTCCACGTCTGACATGATGTGTGTTAACCTGCTATTCCAGGTTTGTTATGAGAGTGGAAAAGAGGTAATTGTGGTTCCAAAGACGACGGCATCCTCTGACTCACCATGGTTTGGCTTGGCCATATACGCCTGGTCTGGGTGAGTCATGTTATTGAATTATAGCTGTATAAAGTGCATTTAGTTAAGTTCATTTAGACATACAGGACTAAGTTGTGCTTTTTCCTTTGCAGATATGTGATCGAGTGTCCAAACTGTTCGGTGATCTATAGAAGTAGGCAGTACTGGTATGGGAACCAGGACCCTGTTGATACAGTGGTTCGGACTGAAATCCAGCATGTCTGGCCAGGGGTGAGAGTAATCTTTTTATCCCATGTTTCTactatttaaatagcaaaaagaACAAGCTTTGTTTACCTTCACATTTACGTCTCAGTCCGACGGATTCCTGAAGGACAACAACAATGCTGCGCAGAGGCTGCTGGATGGAGTGAACTATATGGCTCAGTCTGTTTCAGAGCTAAGTGTCAAGCCTGCTAAAGCCGTCACTGCCTGGTTAACCGACCAGATTGCCCCAGCTTACTGGAAGCCTAATTCTCTCATCATTGTGAGTTTTAATGCTAGGCAATTTGAACATGTCTTTTTAATGATGAGAAGTCTCCACTGAAACATTAAAACGTTTTCCAGAGATGTAGAAACTGTGGAGAGGAGTTCCAAGATAATGATACAAAGCACCACTGTCGGGCTTGTGGAGAAGGTTTCTGTGACGGCTGCTCCTCTAAGACACGGCCAGTCCCGGAGAGAGGTTGGGGCCTGGCACCTGTGCGAGTCTGTGATGCCTGTTTTCAAAACAGAGGAATTCCAGAAGGTATCGCAGAagaatttaacaacattttattttaataaatttaaattactcatgtgatggcaaaacggaattttcagcagctataaCAGTACCAAACTTTTGCATAATAGTGtatatattgtactgtatatacatattgtAATTTCAAAACTAATCAAGAAAGAGGCTCaaagtaattgttttattataatctGCTGTGCATTGAGGCAAATCATTTATATCTTAAATAATGCCTtgctaaataatgtaaaaaatcacaaaaatgcatGGTTTACACATGTTTGAATCATTTTGAAAGTACTACACACTTGGTGTCGGAACCTGATGCAACATGTTGTGACATAAACATGCAGTATTTGAATccataatatgaataatatcaaAACTGGTCTCACACAGAACTACTGGATGCAGCGCTGGAAGAGGAGCAAGGTGGGACTCTGATTGCCAGGAAGGTGGGAGAAGCTGTTCAGAACACTTTAGGAGCGGTAGTCACTGCTATAGACATCCCTCTTGGTGAGTTCTTCACTCGTCTTAGAGCCTATAAAAAACATGACAGTATGTTAATGCTAATGTGAACACACACTGGAAATACTGTTGAGTGTCAATATGTTTACTAATAATAAACCTTAGGCTTGTTTAAAACCTGTTACCTGTCATCGCGTCCCGTACACGGGACGTctacgtttacttcactatattacagttcaatcctaatctaatcatgacaaactatatatatcgttggaaaagtctaagactcctaaatagatctTTTACCAatctcattttgttaaatattatctaggaaaagtaatagattaatttatggcaagagtgcacctcaaaaacctacataacaggagttctgacctttgtaaaaaaaaaaaaaaaaaaaaaaaagcctttttttctATCACTAATctacactttagaaatcatcagaaattatatatcacttgaaatctcacaattcatcctttgaaacccattttaaaatcaaacattgcattactatgaaaatggtacatcatagtcgtgttacaaaatgttttcagtcatgaaatataaaaatgtaggtttggataatgcactttcaagtctatgttcaaaaatgtgagtgacagttatcaggttaagtAATTTTCTTTGATCTTTAGGATTAAGCATTTCAATTCCAGAACAGTTACATACTTGTGCAGGAATATCTCAGCATGTataaatgatcaaatgcatttacTAGGTCTGGTAAAAGATGCCGCCCGTCCAGCATATTGGGTCCCTGACCAAGACATCCATTGCTGCCACCAGTGCCAGCGTGAGTTTAATGCCCGTCTCTCAATCCATCACTGCCGTGCATGTGGACAAGGAGTATGTAACGATTGCTCCTCTGATCGCCGGGCCGTGCCCTCCAGGGGTTGGGACCATCCAGTGCGGGTGTGCATCACCTGCAGCCAGAAATCTGGAGAGCTCTAGCAGAACCGAACATCGCTCACCATTATAAGACACCATCGTATTTGACCTCAGTGCTTCAAAACAAGTTGGGAAGGAAGAAGCACTGAATCCAATGAATGATTGTTTGAGAGGAACATCTCTGCGTTTTGTTCCAACACTTCATTCACATCATGCTCCTACATAAGCTGTTCACAGTTTAACAAGTAATGGCCTACGTAATTTCTTCTTTTAAAGGTTAAATCCAGCAGGAAAATACATGCATGTCAAACCCTGGACAAATCCTTTGTCTACCATGCAGTATATTACCTATTGGCAGGCCCAGACGGAAAATTGGAATGAACGTTTTGGGGAAAATCTACAGAATGGGtttaaaaaagatagaaaaaaaaaaaaagttaaacatgaTCAAAGGTGCAAAATATGAATGATGTCCGTTCCATTTCTGATACTGCAGATCCAAATGGGCCTTCCTGTGGGTAAAGGCAGC is a window of Carassius auratus strain Wakin chromosome 45, ASM336829v1, whole genome shotgun sequence DNA encoding:
- the pigh gene encoding phosphatidylinositol N-acetylglucosaminyltransferase subunit H; amino-acid sequence: MAEEEFTDINGNLISLDCQTHSAFCREFTVTSPKLSLRKVMVYTCFIWLFAYAVFFFTENTAVLSSAIILTLVGMMIHIHFVKVDHETLLIIGSLGVQLSSSYASGRESTIFIEMSKLKDIVINEAVYMHSIIYYLCILIKDPADPETVASVVPLFQSSKPRLNCLVQVYRSCQEILAQTS
- the LOC113063064 gene encoding zinc finger FYVE domain-containing protein 1-like, which produces MNSQGSSMGKGVNGVLVCQESYACGGSDEAAFECDECGSVQCVHCELELHRQERLRNHDRTRISPGHIPYCDSCKGDGGVPNGGRLRAVVRCQGCKINLCLDCQKRTHSGVSKRKHPITAYSPPKPVEKNCSTGDEQLDALKAKLDQVTSFLLVDEKEDMQVKDEEEFVRKLGCSPEELLKVVSIFGNTGEGKSHTLNHTFFLGREVFKTSPTQESCTVGVWGALDPLHKVVVVDTEGLLGAGTNIGQRTRLLLKVLAVSDLVIYRTHADRLHDDLFKFLGDASDAYLKHFTKELKATTARCGLDVPLSTLGPAVIIFHETVHTKLLGSDKPLESAERLLQERFRKLGLFPEAFSSIQYRGTRTHNPPTDFGGLLRSVEQQLDNNTTRSPRSAGVIYKALQALSECFSGEIPDEHLASNSFFPDEYFTCSSICLSCGSGCKNSMNHLREGVAHEAKHRCRYSAHYDNRIYTCKVCYESGKEVIVVPKTTASSDSPWFGLAIYAWSGYVIECPNCSVIYRSRQYWYGNQDPVDTVVRTEIQHVWPGSDGFLKDNNNAAQRLLDGVNYMAQSVSELSVKPAKAVTAWLTDQIAPAYWKPNSLIIRCRNCGEEFQDNDTKHHCRACGEGFCDGCSSKTRPVPERGWGLAPVRVCDACFQNRGIPEELLDAALEEEQGGTLIARKVGEAVQNTLGAVVTAIDIPLGLVKDAARPAYWVPDQDIHCCHQCQREFNARLSIHHCRACGQGVCNDCSSDRRAVPSRGWDHPVRVCITCSQKSGEL